The following are encoded in a window of Solidesulfovibrio magneticus RS-1 genomic DNA:
- a CDS encoding nickel-dependent hydrogenase large subunit — protein sequence MAETNPTPQSTFTGPLVVDPITRIEGHLRIMVEVENGKVKDAWSSSQLFRGLEIILKGRDPRDAQHFTQRACGVCTYVHGLASTRCVDDAVKVNIPANARMMRNLVMASQYLHDHLVHFYHLHALDWVDVTNALKADPVKAAKLAETIAPARPGNSAESLKAVQDKLKAFVETGQLGIFTNAYFLGGHKAYYLPPEVDLIATAHYLEALHMQVKAASAMAILGGKNPHTQFTVVGGCSNYNAMSKDALANYLSLTQEVCKFVNDVYIPDLLAVAGFYKDWGGIGGCTNYMAFGEFATDESTPEKHMESSFFPAGVIMNRDLGKVDKVDLGAIYEDVKYSWYKPGADGLHPYDGVTDPKYTKLDDKDHYSWMKAPRYKGKAMEVGPLARCFLAYAKGQPEFKKIIDTVLTKLSVPATALHSTLGRTAARGIETAIVAAKMETWIKEFADSSAKDNTLCAKWEMPGESKGVGLCDAPRGALSHWIRIKDKKIDNFQLVVPSTWNLGPRGAAGDKSPVEEALIGTPIADPKRPVEILRTVHAFDPCIACGVHVIEPETNEILKFKVV from the coding sequence ATGGCTGAGACGAATCCCACGCCGCAATCGACCTTCACCGGCCCCCTTGTGGTCGATCCCATCACCCGCATCGAAGGTCACTTGCGGATCATGGTCGAAGTGGAAAACGGCAAAGTGAAAGACGCGTGGAGCTCCTCGCAGCTCTTCCGCGGTCTGGAAATCATCCTCAAGGGCCGCGATCCCCGCGACGCCCAGCACTTCACCCAGCGCGCCTGCGGCGTGTGCACCTACGTGCACGGCCTGGCCTCGACCCGCTGCGTCGACGACGCCGTCAAGGTCAACATCCCGGCCAACGCCCGCATGATGCGCAACCTGGTCATGGCCTCCCAGTATCTCCATGACCACCTGGTCCACTTCTATCACCTCCACGCCCTGGACTGGGTGGACGTGACCAACGCGCTGAAGGCCGATCCGGTCAAGGCCGCCAAGCTGGCCGAAACCATCGCCCCGGCCCGCCCCGGCAACTCCGCCGAGAGCCTCAAGGCCGTTCAGGACAAACTGAAAGCCTTCGTGGAAACCGGCCAGCTCGGCATCTTCACCAACGCCTACTTCCTCGGCGGCCACAAAGCCTACTACCTGCCGCCCGAAGTCGATCTCATCGCCACCGCCCACTACCTGGAAGCCCTGCACATGCAGGTCAAGGCGGCCAGCGCCATGGCCATCCTCGGCGGCAAGAACCCCCACACCCAGTTCACCGTCGTGGGCGGTTGCTCCAACTACAACGCCATGTCCAAGGACGCCCTGGCCAACTACCTGTCGCTGACCCAGGAAGTCTGCAAGTTCGTCAATGACGTCTACATCCCCGATCTGCTGGCCGTGGCCGGCTTCTACAAGGATTGGGGCGGCATCGGCGGCTGCACCAACTATATGGCCTTCGGCGAGTTCGCCACCGACGAAAGCACCCCCGAAAAGCACATGGAGTCGTCGTTCTTCCCGGCCGGCGTCATCATGAACCGCGACCTCGGCAAGGTGGACAAGGTCGATCTCGGCGCCATCTACGAAGACGTCAAGTACTCCTGGTACAAGCCCGGCGCCGACGGCCTGCATCCCTACGACGGCGTCACCGATCCCAAGTACACCAAGCTCGACGACAAGGACCACTACTCCTGGATGAAGGCCCCCCGCTACAAGGGCAAGGCCATGGAAGTCGGTCCCCTGGCCCGGTGTTTCCTGGCCTACGCCAAGGGACAGCCCGAGTTCAAGAAGATCATCGACACCGTCCTGACCAAGCTCTCCGTCCCGGCCACGGCCCTGCACTCGACCCTGGGCCGCACCGCCGCCCGCGGCATCGAGACCGCCATCGTCGCCGCCAAGATGGAAACCTGGATCAAGGAATTCGCCGACAGCTCCGCCAAGGACAACACCTTGTGCGCCAAGTGGGAAATGCCCGGCGAATCCAAGGGCGTGGGCCTGTGCGACGCCCCTCGCGGCGCGCTGTCCCACTGGATTCGCATCAAGGACAAGAAGATCGACAACTTCCAGCTTGTCGTGCCCTCCACCTGGAACCTCGGACCCCGCGGCGCCGCGGGCGACAAGAGCCCGGTCGAGGAAGCGCTCATCGGCACCCCCATCGCCGATCCCAAGCGCCCCGTCGAAATCCTGCGCACGGTCCACGCCTTCGATCCCTGCATCGCCTGCGGCGTGCACGTCATCGAACCCGAGACCAACGAAATCCTCAAGTTCAAGGTTGTCTAA
- a CDS encoding hydrogenase small subunit: MNFSVGLGRDDAEKRLERNGVSRRDFMKFCAAVAAAMGMGPAFAPKVAQALTAKRRPSVVWLHNAECTGCTEAALRTIKPFIDSLILDTISLDYQETIMAAAGDAAEDALHKAVESPDGFYLVVEGGLPTIDGGNWGMVSGHPMLATTKKLAPKAKGVICIGTCAAYGGIQKAKPNPSQSISVTEATGLATINIAGCPPNPINFIGAVVHVLEKGIPELDSNGRPKIFFGELVHDNCERLKHFEASEFAPSFDSEEAKKGYCLYELGCKGPVTYNNCPKVLFNQVNWPVKAGHPCIGCSEPDFWDTMTPFYEQG; the protein is encoded by the coding sequence ATGAACTTTTCCGTGGGTCTTGGCAGGGATGATGCGGAAAAACGGCTTGAGCGAAACGGCGTCTCCCGCCGCGACTTCATGAAATTCTGCGCCGCCGTGGCCGCGGCCATGGGCATGGGTCCCGCGTTCGCGCCCAAGGTAGCGCAGGCGCTGACGGCCAAACGCCGGCCGTCCGTCGTGTGGCTGCACAACGCCGAGTGCACCGGTTGCACCGAAGCGGCGTTGCGCACCATCAAACCGTTCATTGATTCGCTGATCCTGGACACCATCTCCCTGGACTACCAGGAGACCATCATGGCCGCCGCCGGCGACGCCGCCGAGGACGCGCTGCACAAGGCCGTGGAATCCCCCGACGGCTTCTACCTCGTGGTCGAGGGCGGCTTGCCCACCATCGACGGCGGCAACTGGGGCATGGTCTCCGGCCATCCGATGCTCGCCACCACCAAGAAGCTGGCCCCCAAGGCCAAGGGCGTCATCTGCATCGGCACCTGCGCCGCCTACGGCGGCATCCAGAAGGCCAAGCCCAACCCGAGCCAGTCCATCAGCGTCACCGAGGCCACCGGCCTGGCCACCATCAACATCGCCGGCTGCCCGCCCAACCCCATCAATTTCATCGGCGCCGTGGTCCATGTCCTGGAAAAGGGCATCCCCGAGCTCGATTCCAACGGCCGCCCGAAGATCTTCTTCGGCGAGCTCGTCCACGACAACTGTGAACGCTTAAAGCACTTCGAGGCCTCCGAATTCGCCCCCTCCTTCGATTCCGAGGAAGCGAAAAAGGGCTACTGCCTCTACGAACTCGGCTGCAAGGGTCCGGTCACCTACAACAACTGCCCCAAGGTCCTGTTCAACCAGGTCAACTGGCCCGTCAAGGCCGGCCACCCCTGCATCGGCTGCAGCGAGCCGGACTTCTGGGACACCATGACCCCCTTCTACGAGCAGGGCTAA
- a CDS encoding M15 family metallopeptidase, with amino-acid sequence MSIRPSRAFWLAALLFAALAVPASAQPLSAKAARDLAVLATAYPGLMTATEVDPAGRATVVLNDGTRLAYDDGRAKSPEELLDHPDIKDMLAEPYPLGPVTAEPAQGFSPGRRRVEPMFLALYGHDKQQVTANCRPVSFLGQTMAFNTRYGAADAFARATARLDRLVAADPSLRRHLLPASGGVVWRVIAGTRRLSVHAFAAAVDVSPKGNPYWRNLPRGTNMLATRQAFPVAIVTAFEAEGFIWGGKWSEFDLMHFEYRPELILLARLARGENLPLADIRGLVKAVR; translated from the coding sequence ATGTCCATTCGCCCTTCGCGCGCCTTCTGGCTCGCCGCGCTGCTCTTTGCCGCCCTGGCCGTCCCGGCCTCGGCCCAGCCCCTTTCCGCCAAGGCTGCCCGCGATCTGGCCGTCCTGGCCACCGCCTACCCGGGCCTTATGACCGCCACCGAGGTCGATCCGGCCGGCCGGGCCACGGTCGTGCTCAACGACGGCACGCGGCTGGCCTATGACGACGGCCGGGCCAAATCGCCCGAGGAATTGCTCGATCATCCCGACATCAAGGACATGCTGGCCGAACCCTATCCCCTGGGGCCGGTGACGGCCGAGCCGGCCCAGGGTTTTTCCCCGGGACGGAGGCGCGTCGAGCCCATGTTCCTGGCGCTTTACGGCCACGACAAGCAGCAGGTGACGGCCAACTGCCGCCCTGTCTCGTTCCTGGGCCAGACCATGGCCTTTAACACGCGCTACGGCGCGGCCGACGCCTTTGCCCGGGCCACGGCCAGGCTCGACCGGCTTGTCGCCGCCGATCCGTCCTTGCGCCGGCACCTGCTGCCGGCTTCTGGCGGCGTGGTCTGGCGGGTCATCGCCGGCACGCGCAGGCTGTCCGTGCATGCCTTTGCCGCCGCCGTGGACGTCAGCCCCAAGGGCAACCCGTACTGGCGCAACCTGCCGCGTGGCACGAACATGCTGGCCACGCGCCAGGCCTTCCCGGTTGCCATTGTCACGGCCTTCGAAGCCGAGGGCTTCATCTGGGGCGGCAAGTGGTCGGAGTTCGATCTCATGCACTTCGAATACCGGCCGGAGTTGATCCTGCTGGCCCGGCTGGCGCGCGGCGAAAACCTGCCGCTGGCCGACATCCGCGGCCTTGTGAAAGCCGTACGCTGA
- a CDS encoding C-GCAxxG-C-C family (seleno)protein has product MNAPFSDTARIDALALGVADKASKLFTHRKLLCAEAILVAVNETFGSPLSEDQAVGMAAGLTAGLGDQGCLCGAIAGACAAIGVLCARGDHAASRAGVRLESAAVHQAFTERHKSSCCRVLTKHVKNDPSAHIAQCAGLTGYGAELAVRSVLRLRPELLDCPEAALAAEAPVCARVRWLLSLFCRKKTG; this is encoded by the coding sequence ATGAACGCGCCGTTTTCCGACACCGCCCGTATCGACGCCCTGGCCCTTGGCGTGGCCGACAAGGCGTCCAAGCTCTTCACCCACCGCAAGCTCCTGTGCGCCGAGGCCATCCTGGTGGCCGTCAACGAAACCTTCGGCTCGCCCCTAAGCGAGGACCAGGCCGTGGGCATGGCCGCCGGGCTGACCGCCGGCCTGGGCGACCAGGGCTGCCTGTGCGGGGCCATAGCCGGAGCCTGCGCCGCCATCGGCGTCCTGTGCGCCCGGGGCGACCATGCCGCCTCCCGGGCCGGCGTGCGCCTGGAGTCCGCCGCCGTCCATCAGGCCTTCACCGAACGCCATAAGTCGTCGTGCTGCCGGGTGCTGACCAAGCATGTGAAAAACGACCCAAGCGCCCACATAGCCCAGTGCGCCGGACTCACCGGCTACGGAGCCGAACTGGCCGTGCGCTCCGTGCTGCGCCTGCGCCCGGAACTGCTCGACTGCCCCGAGGCGGCCCTGGCCGCCGAAGCGCCGGTGTGTGCCCGGGTGCGTTGGCTGCTGTCGCTTTTTTGCCGCAAAAAAACCGGCTGA
- a CDS encoding rhodanese-like domain-containing protein, with the protein MRACKLILALAAVLALAAPALADKFEDETAKEKEAVKLVRDTQKAGYGLVTTEELKKWMDEKKPMVIVDTMPFEDSFKKEHVPGAVNFVFPIPDMAAWDAKETGGKTEADYEKLLGPDKNKTIVVYCGFVKCTRSHNGAVWAQKLGYKNVVRYPGGIFAWKGAAYPVEAVQ; encoded by the coding sequence ATGCGCGCCTGCAAACTGATCCTGGCCCTGGCCGCCGTCCTGGCCCTGGCCGCTCCCGCCCTGGCCGACAAATTCGAGGACGAGACCGCCAAGGAAAAAGAAGCCGTCAAACTCGTGCGCGACACCCAGAAGGCCGGCTACGGTCTGGTGACCACCGAGGAACTCAAGAAGTGGATGGACGAGAAAAAGCCCATGGTCATCGTCGACACCATGCCCTTCGAGGACAGCTTCAAAAAGGAACACGTGCCCGGCGCGGTCAACTTCGTCTTCCCCATTCCCGACATGGCCGCCTGGGACGCCAAGGAAACCGGCGGCAAGACCGAGGCCGACTACGAAAAGCTGCTCGGCCCGGACAAGAACAAGACCATCGTGGTCTACTGCGGCTTCGTCAAATGCACCCGCAGCCACAACGGCGCGGTCTGGGCCCAAAAGCTCGGCTACAAAAACGTCGTGCGCTACCCCGGCGGCATCTTCGCCTGGAAGGGCGCGGCCTATCCCGTCGAAGCCGTGCAGTAG
- a CDS encoding LysM peptidoglycan-binding domain-containing protein translates to MPIRRLAALLAPLALSIALAAGPAPAAEPDKKPADFRGVAWGAPASSLADLKPIDRDGDIVHGERAGEKKELGGMPLRNVTYSFFKDQFYHAEIGYDAPGASEALEKGLVAKYGPPDSTRRKTDATGHPYEVSTWNWPGAVFIGHRRDLGGNAGRVFYFYAPLTEASAKTQPSLGQTAKAPAEAAAPASGGGSYRVKKGDSLERIAKTQGTTVAAIEAANPGLTDKNLKADATIKLPGKSGDKPAKKPAAPLPPGQYIEYTVKEGEILSKVANAHGARSRDVIAANPDIEPDNIRPGTVLRIPVKKDAPKPEQKGEEIEVVTPPAQ, encoded by the coding sequence ATGCCCATCAGACGCCTTGCCGCGCTGCTCGCGCCCCTGGCCTTGTCCATCGCCCTGGCCGCCGGCCCGGCCCCGGCCGCCGAACCCGACAAGAAACCCGCCGACTTCCGGGGTGTGGCCTGGGGCGCGCCGGCCTCGTCCCTGGCCGACCTCAAGCCCATCGACCGCGACGGCGACATCGTCCACGGCGAACGGGCCGGCGAGAAAAAAGAACTCGGCGGCATGCCGCTTCGAAACGTTACCTATTCCTTTTTCAAGGACCAGTTCTACCACGCCGAGATCGGCTACGACGCCCCCGGAGCCTCCGAGGCCCTGGAAAAAGGCCTGGTCGCCAAATACGGCCCGCCCGATTCCACCCGGCGCAAGACCGACGCCACCGGCCACCCCTATGAAGTCTCCACCTGGAACTGGCCCGGCGCGGTCTTTATCGGCCACCGCCGCGACCTTGGCGGCAACGCCGGCCGCGTGTTCTATTTCTACGCTCCCCTGACCGAAGCCTCGGCCAAGACCCAGCCGAGCCTGGGCCAGACCGCCAAGGCCCCGGCCGAAGCCGCCGCCCCGGCCTCGGGAGGCGGCAGCTACCGCGTCAAGAAAGGCGACAGCCTGGAACGCATCGCCAAGACCCAGGGCACGACCGTCGCCGCCATCGAGGCCGCCAACCCGGGACTGACCGACAAAAACCTCAAGGCCGACGCCACCATCAAACTGCCGGGCAAAAGCGGCGACAAGCCCGCCAAAAAGCCTGCCGCCCCGCTGCCGCCCGGGCAGTACATCGAGTACACCGTCAAGGAAGGCGAAATCCTGTCCAAGGTGGCCAACGCCCACGGCGCGCGCTCCCGCGACGTCATCGCCGCCAACCCCGACATCGAACCCGACAACATCCGCCCGGGCACGGTGCTGCGCATCCCGGTCAAGAAAGACGCGCCCAAGCCGGAACAAAAAGGCGAGGAAATCGAAGTCGTCACGCCTCCGGCGCAGTAG
- a CDS encoding OmpA/MotB family protein — MAAAPKSSPRKPPKLPGFPKAHGSSWKVAYADFVTAMMAFFLLMWIINMVPPATLKQLEQYFKDEPKPAQGALFSPDATERQRAAALNRDDAMRYTIAMRFKKIITEDPFLKNSSGISSDDVGVLLRLQNGMLFAPGSAELTEQAKKLMAEVVDVMKTYNVFLIIRGHADAAEAAKGHFASNWELSGARAAAAARAVIAGGGIQASRVRAVAYGDSRPLMPETNPEAAAANRRVEFYFHRPDAAASQVLY, encoded by the coding sequence ATGGCCGCCGCCCCAAAATCCTCGCCGCGAAAACCGCCCAAGCTTCCGGGCTTCCCCAAGGCCCACGGATCAAGCTGGAAAGTGGCCTACGCCGACTTTGTCACGGCCATGATGGCCTTTTTCCTGCTCATGTGGATCATCAACATGGTGCCGCCGGCTACGCTCAAGCAGCTTGAACAGTATTTCAAGGACGAGCCCAAGCCGGCCCAGGGCGCGCTTTTCTCCCCCGATGCCACGGAGCGCCAACGCGCCGCCGCGCTCAACCGCGACGACGCCATGCGCTACACCATCGCCATGCGCTTCAAAAAAATCATCACTGAAGACCCGTTCCTCAAGAACAGCAGCGGCATCAGCTCCGACGACGTGGGCGTGTTGTTGCGCCTGCAAAATGGGATGCTTTTTGCCCCCGGTTCGGCCGAACTGACCGAGCAGGCCAAAAAGCTCATGGCCGAAGTGGTGGACGTCATGAAAACCTACAACGTCTTCCTCATCATCCGGGGCCACGCCGACGCCGCCGAGGCGGCCAAGGGGCATTTCGCCTCCAACTGGGAGCTCTCCGGCGCCCGGGCCGCCGCCGCCGCCCGGGCTGTCATCGCCGGCGGCGGCATCCAGGCCAGCCGCGTCCGGGCCGTGGCTTACGGCGACTCCCGGCCGCTCATGCCCGAAACCAACCCCGAGGCAGCTGCCGCCAACCGCCGGGTGGAATTCTACTTCCACCGCCCCGACGCCGCCGCTTCCCAAGTGCTGTACTGA
- the motA gene encoding flagellar motor stator protein MotA has protein sequence MIVMVGLLVVIASVCLGYLMEGGVFAVLVQPAEWVIIIGAALGAMLVGSTRNALTLIVKGLPKALFPAHIGRDHYLEALACLARLLGKIRREGLMSIEGDIEHPETSPIFAKATLLSKDKAALAFICDTMRVYLVSGDAQELEQLMDLDLAAIHLQASSPAHNLGKVAESLPGLGIVAAVLGVVLTMGKISQPPEVLGHSIGAALVGTFLGVLLCYGFVGPLAGNLENQAMERQTYFSVIRAVIAGAARGATPLIAVEYGRRAIPEALRPNFADLEGQLKG, from the coding sequence ATGATCGTCATGGTCGGCCTGCTGGTCGTCATCGCCTCGGTATGCCTGGGCTATTTGATGGAAGGCGGCGTCTTTGCAGTGCTCGTCCAGCCCGCCGAGTGGGTCATCATCATTGGCGCGGCCCTGGGGGCCATGCTGGTGGGTTCAACCCGCAACGCCTTGACGCTCATCGTCAAAGGTCTGCCCAAGGCCCTGTTCCCGGCCCACATCGGCCGCGACCACTACCTCGAAGCCCTCGCCTGCCTGGCCCGGCTTTTGGGCAAGATCCGCCGCGAAGGCCTCATGAGCATCGAAGGCGACATCGAACACCCGGAAACCAGCCCCATTTTCGCCAAGGCCACCCTGCTGTCCAAGGACAAGGCCGCCCTGGCCTTTATCTGCGACACCATGCGCGTCTATCTGGTCAGCGGCGACGCCCAGGAACTCGAACAGCTCATGGACCTCGATCTGGCTGCCATCCATCTGCAGGCATCAAGCCCGGCCCACAATCTCGGCAAAGTGGCCGAATCCCTGCCCGGCCTGGGCATCGTGGCCGCCGTCCTGGGCGTAGTGCTCACCATGGGCAAGATCAGCCAGCCGCCGGAAGTGCTCGGCCACAGCATCGGCGCGGCCCTGGTCGGCACCTTCCTCGGCGTGCTCCTGTGTTACGGATTCGTCGGCCCCCTGGCCGGCAACCTGGAAAACCAGGCCATGGAGCGCCAGACCTATTTCTCGGTCATCCGGGCGGTCATCGCCGGCGCGGCCCGGGGAGCCACGCCGCTTATCGCCGTGGAATACGGCCGCCGGGCCATCCCCGAGGCCCTGCGCCCGAACTTCGCCGACCTCGAAGGCCAGCTCAAGGGCTAG
- a CDS encoding homoserine O-acetyltransferase MetX, which produces MSEYIEHSPSGTSVGRVEKRFFTVAEADSPLTVESGRALGPVVLAYETCGQLNERADNAVLVLHALTGDSHAAGYYEPGDAKPGWWDLMIGPGKPIDTDRYYVICSNVIGGCMGSTGPSSLDPATGQPYGLTFPVITIGDMVRAQKRLVEHLGVTKLLSVVGGSMGGMQALEWSVRYPDMVRTAVPLATTTKHSALAIAFNEVARQAIMADPNWNGGNYYDGVPPAHGLAVGRMIGHITYLSDEAMRQKFDRRLQDRCENSFVLEEPDFQVESYLRYQGQKFVDRFDANSFLYITKAADYFNLEASHGCGSAVAAFAKAKCRYLVASFSSDWLYPTYQSRSMVQAMKKNGLDVSFVELEAKWGHDAFLLPNARLSGMIARFLDRALVDAAKEDARAL; this is translated from the coding sequence ATGAGCGAATACATCGAACATTCCCCATCGGGAACCAGCGTCGGCCGGGTGGAAAAGCGGTTTTTCACGGTCGCCGAGGCCGACAGCCCGCTGACGGTCGAGTCCGGGCGCGCCCTGGGGCCGGTGGTCCTGGCCTACGAGACCTGCGGCCAGTTAAACGAACGGGCCGACAACGCCGTGCTCGTGCTCCATGCGCTCACCGGCGATTCCCACGCCGCCGGCTACTACGAGCCCGGCGACGCCAAGCCCGGCTGGTGGGATCTCATGATCGGCCCGGGCAAACCCATCGACACCGACCGCTACTACGTCATCTGCTCCAACGTCATCGGCGGCTGCATGGGGTCCACGGGGCCTTCCTCCCTTGATCCGGCCACGGGTCAGCCCTACGGCCTGACCTTTCCGGTCATCACCATCGGCGACATGGTGCGGGCGCAAAAGCGGCTGGTCGAACACCTGGGCGTGACGAAACTCTTAAGCGTGGTCGGCGGTTCCATGGGCGGGATGCAGGCGCTGGAATGGTCGGTGCGCTACCCGGACATGGTGCGCACGGCCGTGCCCCTGGCCACCACCACCAAGCATTCGGCCCTGGCCATCGCCTTTAACGAAGTGGCCCGGCAAGCCATCATGGCCGACCCCAACTGGAACGGCGGCAACTATTACGACGGCGTGCCGCCGGCCCATGGCCTGGCCGTTGGCCGCATGATCGGCCACATCACTTATCTGTCCGACGAAGCCATGCGCCAGAAGTTCGACCGCCGGCTCCAGGACCGCTGCGAGAACTCCTTTGTCCTGGAGGAGCCGGACTTCCAGGTGGAATCCTACCTGCGCTACCAGGGCCAGAAGTTCGTGGACCGCTTCGACGCCAATTCCTTTCTCTACATCACCAAGGCGGCGGACTATTTCAATCTGGAGGCCAGCCACGGCTGCGGCTCGGCCGTGGCCGCCTTCGCCAAGGCCAAGTGCCGCTATCTGGTGGCTTCATTCTCCTCGGACTGGCTCTATCCCACCTACCAGTCCCGCAGCATGGTCCAGGCCATGAAGAAAAACGGCCTGGACGTGAGCTTCGTGGAGCTGGAGGCCAAGTGGGGGCACGACGCCTTTTTGCTGCCCAACGCCCGCCTTTCGGGCATGATCGCCCGCTTCCTGGACCGGGCTTTGGTCGACGCCGCCAAGGAGGACGCCCGTGCGCTATGA
- the metW gene encoding methionine biosynthesis protein MetW, producing MRYDLSIIASWIEPGSKVLDLGCGSGDLLHILSVDKGVRGTGIEREEGKVSQGIEKGLSVLHGDINEEVADYPDGHFDYVILSQTLQQVYEPARLIREMLRVGKRGIVSFPNFAYYRIRGQLLFRGRAPVSRELPYEWYDTPNIRVITIRDFRRFCRKEGFAIERETAVSTPHHHEKGAVVTFLPNLLATYGMFLLSRRGA from the coding sequence GTGCGCTATGACCTGTCCATCATCGCCTCCTGGATCGAGCCCGGCTCGAAAGTCCTGGACCTCGGCTGCGGCTCGGGCGATCTGCTCCACATCCTGTCCGTGGACAAGGGCGTGCGCGGCACGGGCATCGAGCGGGAAGAGGGCAAGGTCAGCCAGGGCATCGAGAAGGGGCTTTCCGTCCTGCACGGGGACATCAACGAGGAAGTGGCCGACTATCCCGACGGCCATTTTGACTACGTGATCCTCTCCCAGACCTTGCAGCAGGTCTACGAGCCGGCCCGGCTCATCCGGGAGATGCTGCGGGTGGGCAAGCGCGGCATCGTGAGCTTTCCCAATTTCGCCTATTACCGCATCCGGGGGCAGCTGCTGTTTCGCGGCCGGGCCCCGGTGTCCCGGGAGCTGCCCTACGAGTGGTATGACACCCCCAATATCCGGGTCATCACCATCCGGGATTTCCGGCGGTTTTGCCGCAAGGAAGGCTTTGCCATCGAACGCGAGACAGCGGTGAGCACGCCGCACCACCACGAGAAGGGCGCGGTGGTGACGTTTTTGCCGAACCTGCTGGCCACCTACGGCATGTTCCTGCTGTCCCGGCGGGGGGCGTAG
- a CDS encoding nucleotidyl transferase AbiEii/AbiGii toxin family protein, whose translation MDGFIPMLDILPQAQRRLWPELDATPGQFTLYGGTALALRLGHRISVDFDFFSNEPFDPRLLVRDVPYLQDAEQVQVAANTLTCRVDRGGPVLVSFFGALGLGQVAPRLQVLGRKVWAASLADIAGTKVAVVQQRAEAKDYRDIDALLRHGLDLATALAAGRVVYGASFNPLISLKALSYFDDVPTLPEDVRARLRAAVAGVDPGRLPVLAPFKPRPGPESESRP comes from the coding sequence ATGGACGGTTTTATCCCAATGCTGGACATCCTGCCGCAGGCCCAGCGCCGGCTGTGGCCGGAACTCGACGCCACCCCCGGGCAGTTCACCCTCTACGGCGGCACGGCCTTGGCCCTGCGTCTGGGGCACCGCATCTCTGTCGATTTCGACTTTTTTTCCAACGAGCCTTTTGACCCCAGGCTGCTCGTCCGGGACGTGCCGTATTTGCAAGACGCCGAACAGGTGCAGGTCGCGGCCAACACCCTGACCTGCCGGGTGGATCGCGGCGGGCCGGTGCTGGTTTCGTTTTTTGGCGCACTTGGTCTCGGACAGGTCGCGCCGAGGCTGCAGGTCCTGGGCCGCAAGGTCTGGGCCGCTTCCCTGGCGGACATCGCCGGAACCAAGGTCGCGGTGGTGCAGCAACGGGCCGAGGCCAAGGACTACCGCGACATCGACGCCTTGCTGCGCCATGGACTCGACTTGGCCACGGCCCTGGCGGCCGGCCGGGTCGTGTACGGCGCAAGCTTCAATCCCCTGATTTCGCTTAAGGCGCTCAGCTATTTCGACGATGTGCCGACCTTGCCGGAGGACGTGCGCGCACGTTTGCGCGCCGCCGTGGCCGGCGTGGACCCTGGTCGGCTGCCGGTGCTCGCGCCTTTCAAGCCAAGGCCTGGGCCCGAGTCGGAGTCCCGCCCATGA